From a single Rhizobium lusitanum genomic region:
- a CDS encoding chloride channel protein, protein MQDIKAHHRPTHDFSGGASRKDNGDFTTDKRVLVLAAMALVVGTGGALSAWVLINLIALVTNAVWLFKISVEPLSLGTVARSPWMVAAPIIGGIVIGLMARFGSEKIRGHGIPEAIEAILIGGSRMSPKVAVLKPLSSAISIGTGGPFGAEGPIIMTGGAIGSLFAQFFHLSAAERKTLLVAGAAAGMTAIFGSPIAAVMLAVELLLFEWKPRSFIPVVIASCVSIAWRPLLIGSGPLFPAHFDMQMGWWGIPLAAGLGIISGLQSGLLTTLLYRIEDAFEKLPIHWMWWPALGGLVVGLGGLIEPRALGVGYDIISDLLSDHIVAGTVLSILLVKAGIWLVALSSGTSGGVLAPLLILGGALGWLVGLALPGDPGFWALLGMAAMMGGTMRAPLTGTFFAIELTGDMQALVPLLAATVAAYAVTVLLLKRSILTEKIARRGQHITREYGIDPFELTRVADIMITKVDTLPAAMPAAEALAQLTEKTDAHRFYPVVETDGRLVGMISRADALRWQNEPDLSSQTLYDLISDTSIPVAHPEDTVGRVADIMIQADTGRVPVIDERTGILIGLIARKDLLRLRSAANRSEFERDAYLGAKR, encoded by the coding sequence ATGCAGGATATCAAAGCACATCATCGGCCGACCCATGATTTTTCGGGTGGGGCCTCTCGCAAAGACAATGGGGACTTCACAACGGACAAGCGCGTCCTGGTTCTTGCAGCCATGGCGCTGGTCGTCGGCACCGGCGGCGCCTTGTCCGCCTGGGTGCTGATCAACCTCATCGCGCTCGTCACCAATGCCGTCTGGCTATTCAAGATCAGCGTCGAACCGCTGTCATTGGGCACCGTCGCACGCTCGCCCTGGATGGTGGCCGCCCCCATCATCGGCGGCATCGTCATTGGCCTGATGGCCCGCTTTGGCTCCGAAAAAATCCGTGGCCATGGCATTCCCGAAGCGATCGAGGCGATCCTGATCGGCGGCAGCCGCATGTCGCCCAAGGTGGCGGTCCTAAAACCGCTCTCTTCCGCCATCTCGATCGGCACTGGCGGCCCGTTCGGCGCCGAAGGGCCGATCATCATGACCGGTGGCGCCATCGGGTCCCTCTTCGCGCAATTCTTTCACCTGAGCGCCGCCGAGCGTAAAACCCTGTTGGTCGCGGGTGCCGCCGCCGGCATGACCGCGATTTTCGGCTCTCCCATCGCCGCCGTCATGCTTGCGGTCGAATTGCTGCTGTTCGAATGGAAACCGCGCAGCTTCATTCCGGTGGTGATCGCGTCCTGCGTCTCCATCGCCTGGCGACCCCTCCTGATCGGCAGCGGTCCGCTCTTCCCGGCCCATTTCGATATGCAGATGGGCTGGTGGGGCATCCCGCTCGCCGCCGGCCTCGGCATCATATCCGGCCTGCAATCCGGCCTGCTGACAACGCTGCTCTACCGCATAGAGGACGCCTTCGAGAAACTGCCCATTCATTGGATGTGGTGGCCGGCGCTTGGCGGCCTCGTCGTCGGTCTCGGCGGGCTGATCGAGCCACGCGCACTCGGCGTCGGCTACGACATCATCTCCGACCTGCTGAGCGACCATATCGTGGCAGGCACCGTGCTCTCCATCCTCCTGGTCAAGGCCGGCATCTGGCTCGTGGCCTTGTCATCGGGAACGTCGGGCGGCGTCCTTGCCCCGCTGCTCATCCTTGGCGGTGCGCTCGGCTGGCTTGTCGGTCTCGCCCTGCCTGGCGATCCCGGTTTCTGGGCGCTGCTCGGCATGGCCGCGATGATGGGCGGCACGATGCGCGCGCCGCTGACCGGCACCTTCTTCGCGATCGAACTCACCGGCGACATGCAGGCGCTGGTGCCGCTGCTTGCCGCCACCGTTGCAGCCTATGCCGTCACCGTGTTGCTGTTGAAGCGTTCGATCCTCACCGAAAAGATCGCCCGCCGCGGCCAGCACATCACCCGCGAATATGGCATCGACCCGTTCGAACTGACCCGCGTTGCCGATATCATGATCACCAAGGTGGACACCCTGCCCGCCGCCATGCCGGCCGCAGAGGCATTGGCGCAATTGACCGAAAAGACGGACGCCCATCGTTTCTATCCCGTTGTCGAGACCGACGGTCGTTTGGTAGGCATGATTTCTCGGGCGGACGCGCTGCGCTGGCAGAACGAACCTGACCTCTCCAGCCAGACGCTCTACGACCTGATCTCGGATACCTCCATTCCGGTTGCCCATCCCGAAGACACGGTTGGCCGCGTCGCCGACATCATGATCCAGGCCGATACCGGCCGCGTTCCCGTAATCGACGAACGAACCGGTATCCTGATTGGGCTCATAGCCCGCAAGGACCTGCTGCGCCTGCGCAGCGCCGCCAACCGCTCGGAATTCGAGCGCGACGCATATCTCGGAGCAAAACGTTAA
- a CDS encoding cell division protein ZapA — translation MAQVTVTIDGKAYRMACEEGQEAHLTDLATRFDRYVIHLKSQFGEIGDLRVTVMAGIMIMDEVSELTRRITALEAELETLRSNRDTVVAANTRNEETLATVIDEVATRIRGITEKLTARPGAEPT, via the coding sequence ATGGCGCAGGTAACGGTAACGATCGACGGCAAGGCCTACCGGATGGCCTGCGAAGAGGGCCAGGAAGCGCATCTGACGGATCTCGCCACCCGTTTCGACCGCTACGTCATACATTTGAAGAGCCAGTTCGGCGAAATTGGCGATCTGCGCGTCACCGTGATGGCCGGTATCATGATTATGGACGAAGTCTCGGAGCTGACGCGGCGGATCACGGCGCTCGAAGCCGAACTCGAGACCCTGCGCAGCAACCGTGACACCGTGGTTGCGGCCAATACCCGCAACGAGGAGACGCTTGCGACCGTGATCGACGAGGTTGCGACCCGCATTCGCGGCATCACCGAAAAGCTCACGGCCCGTCCGGGCGCCGAGCCGACCTGA
- a CDS encoding DUF4164 domain-containing protein has protein sequence MEPSGKTVDVALTQLRQALSTLESAVDGRFERERAQSDVEGEVRRVHTDRSRLAQELDQAEFRANRLEEVNREVSRRLVTAMETIRAVLDR, from the coding sequence ATGGAGCCCTCAGGCAAAACGGTAGATGTGGCGCTCACTCAATTGCGCCAGGCGCTTTCGACTTTGGAGAGCGCCGTCGATGGACGGTTTGAACGCGAACGTGCGCAAAGCGATGTCGAAGGCGAAGTTCGCCGGGTGCACACCGATCGCTCGCGGCTCGCCCAGGAACTCGACCAGGCGGAGTTTCGAGCGAACCGGCTCGAAGAAGTCAATCGCGAAGTGTCGCGCCGGCTTGTGACAGCTATGGAAACCATAAGAGCCGTACTCGACCGCTGA